One window of Burkholderia thailandensis E264 genomic DNA carries:
- a CDS encoding ParB-like protein: protein MTIGQDVHLIPAKLDALRPTQITVGYREVKAKRKHWKSLGKKARRAAIDSHWFPAVLGPGGHYFITDHHHLGLALIEEGVTEVKAMLLKDLSWLDETLFWRMMEHNQWVHPFGANGARHDYDHLPTSLVGLKDDPYRSLAGELRTAGGYAKDAMPFSEFLWADFLRTKIALTQIRKEFAKALEAALGYAHTQEARYLPGWSGVIAAPR from the coding sequence ATGACGATCGGCCAGGACGTGCATCTCATCCCCGCGAAGCTCGACGCGTTGCGCCCGACGCAGATCACGGTCGGCTATCGCGAAGTGAAGGCAAAGCGCAAGCATTGGAAATCGCTCGGCAAGAAAGCCCGCCGCGCGGCGATCGATTCGCACTGGTTCCCGGCCGTGCTCGGGCCGGGCGGCCATTACTTCATCACCGATCATCATCATCTGGGGCTCGCGCTCATCGAGGAGGGCGTGACCGAAGTGAAGGCGATGCTGCTGAAGGATCTGTCGTGGCTCGACGAGACGCTCTTCTGGCGGATGATGGAGCACAACCAGTGGGTGCATCCGTTCGGCGCGAACGGCGCGCGCCATGATTACGACCATCTGCCGACGTCGCTCGTCGGCCTGAAGGACGATCCTTACCGCAGCCTCGCGGGCGAGCTGCGCACGGCGGGCGGCTACGCGAAGGATGCGATGCCGTTCAGCGAATTCCTGTGGGCCGACTTCCTGCGCACGAAGATCGCGCTCACGCAAATCCGCAAGGAATTCGCGAAGGCGCTCGAGGCGGCGCTCGGCTACGCGCACACGCAGGAGGCGCGCTATCTGCCGGGCTGGTCCGGCGTGATCGCCGCGCCGCGCTGA
- a CDS encoding methyl-accepting chemotaxis protein codes for MGFLNTFSLRRYASLLLGLLAVAAVAIGFCQWRLDVANRRVAHAYQQRYVSTQLANELRRSSDDLTRLARTYVATGDAKWEQQYNEVLAIRSGKAPRPLDYDRIYWDFRAADEPMRPGHGETISLQDMMKRAGFTDEEFAKLHDAEQNSNDLVKTETIAMNLVKGLTPDDAGNFTKQGPPDLDKARSLMFDANYHRFKAKIMHPIDDFLKLLDARTEGAIASAQATAQTWKTVSAGVAIGALACFALMLHALFRRVIAGLEVAASTAGRVAAGDLTSHFDADRVDPQAKNEISRVMRSLQTMNDGLVRIVSDVRSGTDAIATVSHEIMAGNNDLSARTEQQAASLQETAASMSELTATVKLNLENARQANMIGSDAVSTVEQGAVSVEHLVTTVNAISASSGKIADIISLIEGIAFQTNILALNAAVEAARAGEQGRGFAVVASEVRSLAQRSSAAAKEIKDLIETSIDTVRDGVSKADEVGRHIVEVKRAIRRVADLVGEITSASEEQSRGIEQVDAAVSQMDRVTQQNAALVEQAAAASKAMDDQAGNLRAAASIFKLPGGAGLHDHAQPGASGRFAT; via the coding sequence GTGGGCTTCTTGAACACCTTTTCGTTGCGCAGATACGCATCCTTGCTGCTGGGCTTGCTGGCCGTCGCCGCGGTTGCCATCGGTTTTTGCCAATGGCGGCTCGACGTCGCGAATCGCCGCGTCGCGCACGCGTATCAGCAGCGCTATGTGTCGACGCAGCTCGCGAACGAGCTGCGCCGCAGCTCCGATGATCTGACCCGGCTTGCCCGCACCTATGTCGCGACGGGCGACGCCAAATGGGAACAGCAATACAACGAGGTGCTCGCGATTCGTTCGGGCAAGGCGCCGCGCCCGCTCGACTACGATCGGATTTACTGGGACTTCCGCGCGGCCGACGAACCGATGCGGCCGGGGCACGGCGAAACGATTTCGCTGCAGGACATGATGAAGCGTGCCGGCTTCACCGATGAGGAATTCGCGAAGCTGCACGACGCCGAGCAGAACTCGAATGATCTCGTGAAGACCGAGACGATCGCGATGAATCTCGTCAAGGGATTGACGCCCGACGACGCCGGCAATTTCACGAAGCAAGGCCCGCCCGATCTCGACAAGGCCCGGAGCCTGATGTTCGACGCGAACTATCATCGGTTCAAGGCGAAGATCATGCATCCGATCGACGACTTCCTGAAGCTGCTCGACGCGCGCACGGAGGGCGCGATCGCCAGCGCGCAGGCCACGGCGCAAACATGGAAGACCGTTTCGGCCGGGGTGGCGATCGGCGCCCTCGCATGCTTCGCGCTGATGCTCCACGCGTTGTTCCGGCGCGTGATCGCGGGGCTCGAGGTGGCCGCCTCGACGGCGGGGCGCGTCGCGGCGGGCGATCTGACGTCTCACTTCGACGCGGACCGCGTCGATCCGCAGGCGAAGAACGAAATCTCCCGCGTGATGCGCTCGCTGCAGACGATGAACGACGGTCTCGTGCGGATCGTATCCGACGTGCGCTCGGGCACCGATGCGATCGCGACGGTGTCCCACGAAATCATGGCCGGCAACAACGACCTGTCCGCGCGGACCGAGCAGCAAGCCGCGTCGCTGCAGGAAACGGCCGCGAGCATGAGCGAGCTCACCGCGACCGTGAAGCTGAACCTCGAGAACGCACGGCAGGCGAACATGATCGGCTCCGATGCCGTGTCGACCGTCGAGCAGGGCGCCGTCTCGGTCGAGCATCTCGTCACCACGGTCAACGCGATCAGCGCGAGCTCGGGCAAGATCGCCGACATCATTTCGTTGATCGAGGGCATCGCGTTCCAGACGAACATTCTCGCGCTGAACGCGGCCGTCGAGGCGGCGCGCGCGGGCGAGCAGGGCCGCGGCTTTGCCGTCGTCGCGAGCGAGGTGCGCAGTCTCGCGCAGCGCTCGTCGGCGGCGGCCAAGGAGATCAAGGACCTGATCGAGACGTCGATCGATACGGTTCGGGACGGCGTCTCGAAGGCCGACGAGGTGGGGCGGCACATCGTGGAGGTGAAGCGGGCCATCCGGCGCGTCGCCGATCTCGTCGGCGAGATCACGTCGGCATCGGAGGAGCAGAGCCGAGGCATCGAGCAAGTCGATGCCGCCGTCAGCCAGATGGACCGCGTGACGCAGCAAAACGCGGCGCTCGTCGAGCAGGCGGCGGCCGCATCGAAGGCGATGGACGATCAGGCCGGCAACCTGCGCGCGGCGGCGTCGATTTTCAAGCTGCCGGGCGGCGCGGGCCTGCATGACCACGCGCAGCCCGGGGCGTCCGGGCGGTTCGCAACGTGA
- a CDS encoding GNAT family N-acetyltransferase has protein sequence MGPDSQARSVLPILETDRLWLRPRVLADLDACIAMDRDPDVTRHIAGPWDDPVAHRRFVEHRITCAYPPGLGYWSIFEKARPGRFVGWTLLIPDYVEGGRDVEIGWRLVRASWGRGIASEAAQRVVRHAFETVRLPRIVADIAAANDASLNVARKLGMRRVGIVQDGIPYVRHRLERADLAARG, from the coding sequence ATGGGTCCAGATTCGCAAGCTCGCTCGGTGCTGCCGATACTCGAAACCGACCGCCTGTGGTTGCGCCCGCGCGTGCTTGCCGATCTCGACGCGTGCATCGCGATGGACCGCGATCCGGACGTGACGCGCCACATCGCCGGCCCATGGGACGACCCCGTCGCGCATCGCCGCTTCGTCGAGCATCGGATCACGTGCGCGTATCCGCCGGGGCTCGGCTACTGGTCGATCTTCGAGAAGGCGCGGCCCGGCCGGTTCGTCGGCTGGACGCTGCTGATCCCCGATTACGTCGAAGGCGGCCGCGACGTCGAGATCGGCTGGCGGCTCGTGCGCGCCTCATGGGGGCGCGGGATCGCGAGCGAAGCCGCGCAGCGCGTCGTCCGGCACGCATTCGAGACGGTCAGGCTGCCGCGCATCGTCGCGGACATCGCCGCGGCGAACGACGCGTCGCTGAACGTCGCGCGCAAGCTCGGCATGCGGCGCGTCGGCATCGTGCAGGACGGCATCCCGTACGTTCGCCACCGGCTCGAGCGCGCGGATCTGGCCGCGCGCGGCTGA
- the rnr gene encoding ribonuclease R, translated as MSKYPYPIPSREEILGVLRTSDAPLAANDIAEALSIKRQEREGFFRRVAAMERDGQIRLDKRGHYQLTHPSNFVAGRVQGHRDGYGFVIRDDGQDDLFLPNAEMQKVMHNDRVLARIVGYDRRGRPEGHVVEVTERANKRVIGRLLNENGALIVAPEDKRISHDILVTQNVKKAKVGQVVVVELTDFPSRHSQPLGRVVEVLGDIDDPGMEIEIAVRKYGVPHEFGPKALGEAAALPDKVRPADLRYRVDLRDVPLVTIDGEDARDFDDAVYCEPVAVGRGEGFRLIVAIADVSHYVQPGSPLDVDAVERSTSVYFPRRVIPMLPEKLSNGLCSLNPQVDRCVLACDMIINARGDIKAYQFYPAVIHSAARLTYTEVAAVLANTKGPEAARRAELMPHLQNLYGVYKALFTARQKRGAIDFDTTETYIVCNTQGKIEQILPRQRNDAHRLIEECMLAANVCAADFLKRNKHPGLYRVHAGPTPEKLENLRAFLRDMGLTLGGGDTPHASDYAALMAHIRDRPDAQMLQPMLLRSMQQAVYSPDNIGHFGLAYDAYAHFTSPIRRYPDLLTHRAIYAILSGKKYTPKSPEGVELNTALSPRARAMQREEDETRGRARSNAAIWEELGLHCSANERRADEASRDVEAWLKCYFMRDKLGEEYGGMVNGVTSFGIFVQLDALFIEGLVHVTELGADYFQYDEVKNELRGERTGIRYRLSDRVRVQVSRVDLDARKIDFRLVRETPVKAPRPAAPAGAGESGGPRVRALPSAEGAARRKKAASAPSAAVKEARAARKKGAASKPAAKKARSRKKY; from the coding sequence TTGAGCAAGTATCCGTATCCCATCCCGAGCCGCGAAGAGATTCTCGGCGTGCTGCGCACGAGCGACGCGCCGCTTGCCGCGAACGACATCGCTGAAGCACTGTCGATCAAGCGTCAGGAGCGCGAAGGATTTTTCCGCCGCGTCGCCGCGATGGAGCGCGACGGCCAGATCCGTCTCGACAAGCGCGGCCATTATCAGCTCACGCATCCGTCCAACTTCGTCGCCGGTCGCGTGCAAGGCCATCGCGATGGCTACGGCTTCGTGATCCGCGACGACGGCCAGGACGATCTGTTCCTGCCGAATGCCGAGATGCAGAAGGTCATGCACAACGATCGGGTGCTCGCGCGGATCGTCGGCTATGACCGGCGCGGCCGGCCGGAAGGGCACGTCGTCGAGGTGACCGAGCGCGCGAACAAGCGGGTGATCGGGCGTCTGCTGAACGAGAACGGCGCGCTCATCGTCGCGCCCGAGGACAAGCGGATCAGCCACGACATCCTCGTCACGCAAAACGTGAAGAAGGCGAAGGTCGGCCAGGTGGTCGTCGTCGAGCTCACTGATTTCCCGAGCCGTCATTCGCAGCCGCTCGGCCGCGTCGTCGAGGTGCTCGGCGACATCGACGATCCCGGCATGGAGATCGAGATCGCGGTGCGCAAGTACGGCGTGCCGCACGAATTCGGTCCGAAGGCGCTCGGCGAGGCCGCCGCGTTGCCGGACAAGGTGCGGCCCGCGGATTTGCGCTATCGCGTCGACCTGCGCGACGTGCCGCTCGTCACGATCGACGGCGAGGACGCGCGCGACTTCGACGACGCCGTGTACTGCGAGCCCGTCGCGGTCGGCCGCGGCGAGGGCTTTCGGCTCATCGTCGCGATTGCGGACGTGTCGCACTACGTGCAGCCCGGCAGCCCGCTCGACGTCGACGCGGTCGAGCGCAGCACGTCGGTTTATTTCCCGCGCCGCGTGATTCCGATGCTGCCGGAGAAGCTGTCGAACGGGCTTTGCTCGCTCAATCCGCAGGTCGACCGCTGCGTGCTCGCGTGCGACATGATCATCAACGCGCGCGGCGACATCAAGGCATACCAGTTCTATCCGGCCGTGATCCATTCGGCCGCCCGGCTCACGTATACCGAAGTGGCCGCGGTGCTCGCGAACACGAAGGGGCCGGAGGCCGCGCGCCGCGCCGAGCTGATGCCTCACCTGCAGAACCTGTACGGCGTCTACAAGGCGCTCTTCACCGCCCGGCAGAAGCGTGGCGCGATCGATTTCGACACGACCGAGACGTACATCGTCTGCAACACGCAAGGCAAGATCGAGCAGATCCTGCCGCGCCAGCGAAACGACGCGCATCGGCTGATCGAGGAGTGCATGCTCGCCGCGAACGTCTGCGCGGCCGATTTCCTCAAGCGCAACAAGCACCCGGGCCTCTACCGCGTGCATGCGGGCCCGACTCCCGAGAAGCTCGAGAACCTGCGTGCGTTCCTGCGCGACATGGGGCTCACGCTGGGCGGCGGCGACACGCCGCACGCGAGCGATTACGCGGCGCTGATGGCGCACATCCGCGACCGGCCCGATGCGCAGATGCTGCAGCCGATGCTGCTGCGCTCGATGCAGCAGGCGGTCTACAGCCCCGACAACATCGGACACTTCGGTCTCGCGTACGACGCGTACGCGCACTTCACGAGCCCGATCCGCCGCTATCCCGATCTGCTCACGCATCGCGCGATCTATGCGATCCTGTCCGGCAAGAAGTACACGCCGAAGTCGCCGGAAGGCGTCGAGCTCAATACCGCGCTGTCGCCGCGCGCGCGCGCGATGCAGCGCGAGGAAGACGAGACGCGCGGCCGCGCGCGGTCGAACGCGGCGATTTGGGAGGAGCTCGGGCTTCACTGCTCGGCGAACGAGCGGCGCGCGGACGAAGCGTCGCGCGACGTCGAAGCCTGGCTCAAGTGCTATTTCATGCGCGACAAGCTCGGCGAGGAATACGGCGGGATGGTGAACGGCGTCACATCGTTCGGCATCTTCGTGCAGCTCGATGCGCTTTTCATCGAAGGCCTCGTGCACGTGACCGAGCTCGGCGCCGACTACTTCCAGTACGACGAAGTCAAGAACGAACTGCGCGGCGAGCGCACGGGCATTCGCTACCGGCTGTCCGACCGCGTGCGCGTGCAGGTGAGCCGCGTCGATCTCGACGCGCGCAAGATCGATTTCCGCCTCGTGCGCGAGACGCCCGTGAAGGCGCCGCGTCCGGCGGCGCCGGCGGGCGCCGGCGAATCGGGCGGACCGCGCGTGCGCGCGCTGCCGTCCGCCGAAGGGGCCGCGCGGCGCAAGAAGGCCGCGAGCGCGCCGAGCGCGGCGGTGAAGGAGGCCCGGGCCGCCCGCAAGAAGGGCGCCGCGTCGAAGCCGGCCGCGAAGAAGGCGCGTTCGCGCAAGAAGTACTGA
- a CDS encoding SulP family inorganic anion transporter, translating into MDLRSKHIDAPPQQAAHFASLDKPPAPRGRRAVLDALAGLSIAGLLIPEAVAYAGLASLPPQAGLIALVVGLVVYAIAGSSRFAIVSATSSSAVVLAATVMSEAGPGAAAQLMLAAALVATTGILFVFAGAARLGGMSDFIARPVLRGFTFGLALTIVIKQVPKVLDVRIHHGDTLRVVLDLLLGIPDCNVYSTALGATALAILFTLGRRTRVPATLVVIVLGIAAGYWIDWHRYGIAVVGAIDLQNLAFGMPVLGRSGWMQTAEFGFALMLILYAESYGSIRNFALKHGDTISPNRDLVALGCANLVSGLLHGMPVGAGYSATSANEAAGAQTRMAGLFAAAVIALIVWLLLPQLARIPEPVLAAIVIFAVSHSLHPEVFRPYWAWHRDRIVVVAALAAVIVLGVLHGLLAAIGVSLLLTLRQLSEPNVSVLGRLRESHDFVDVSMHEDAKPIPGVLIVRPEAQLFFANAERVLTMARRLARDAQPPVHTVMLSLEESPDVDGTTIEALKTFGAECDARGWRLVLVRLKPNVLRVLQRAADGALRANALSELSVDESLQSLAAGEPQRA; encoded by the coding sequence ATGGATCTTCGCTCGAAACACATCGACGCGCCGCCGCAGCAGGCCGCGCATTTCGCATCGCTCGACAAGCCGCCCGCGCCGCGCGGGCGGCGCGCGGTGCTCGACGCGCTCGCGGGGCTGTCGATCGCGGGCCTGCTGATACCGGAGGCGGTCGCGTACGCGGGGCTCGCGAGCCTGCCGCCGCAGGCGGGGCTCATCGCGCTCGTCGTTGGGCTCGTCGTCTACGCGATCGCGGGCAGCAGCCGCTTCGCGATCGTGTCGGCGACGTCGTCGTCGGCCGTCGTGCTCGCGGCCACCGTGATGTCCGAGGCCGGGCCGGGCGCCGCCGCGCAACTGATGCTCGCCGCCGCGCTCGTCGCGACGACGGGCATCCTGTTCGTGTTCGCGGGCGCCGCGCGTCTGGGCGGCATGTCGGATTTCATCGCGCGGCCGGTGCTGCGTGGGTTCACATTCGGTCTTGCGCTCACGATCGTGATCAAGCAGGTGCCGAAGGTGCTCGACGTGCGGATTCATCACGGCGATACGTTGCGCGTCGTGCTCGACCTGCTGCTCGGCATACCGGACTGCAACGTCTACAGCACGGCGCTCGGCGCGACGGCGCTTGCGATCCTGTTCACGCTCGGCAGGCGCACGCGCGTGCCGGCGACGCTCGTCGTGATCGTGCTCGGCATCGCGGCGGGCTACTGGATCGACTGGCATCGTTACGGCATCGCCGTCGTCGGCGCGATCGATCTGCAGAACCTCGCGTTCGGCATGCCGGTGCTCGGCCGCTCCGGCTGGATGCAGACAGCCGAGTTCGGCTTCGCGCTGATGCTGATCCTGTACGCGGAATCGTACGGCTCGATTCGCAATTTCGCGCTCAAGCACGGCGACACGATTTCCCCGAACCGCGATCTCGTCGCGCTCGGCTGCGCGAATCTCGTATCGGGGCTGCTGCACGGGATGCCTGTCGGCGCCGGCTACTCGGCGACGTCGGCGAACGAGGCGGCGGGCGCGCAGACGCGCATGGCGGGCTTGTTCGCGGCCGCCGTGATCGCGCTGATCGTCTGGCTGCTGCTGCCGCAGCTCGCGCGCATCCCCGAGCCCGTGCTCGCCGCGATCGTGATCTTCGCGGTCAGTCATTCTCTGCATCCCGAAGTGTTCCGGCCGTACTGGGCCTGGCATCGCGACCGGATCGTCGTGGTCGCCGCGCTCGCGGCCGTGATCGTGCTCGGCGTGCTGCACGGCCTGCTCGCCGCGATCGGCGTGAGCCTGCTGCTGACGTTGCGGCAGTTGTCCGAGCCGAACGTGAGCGTGCTCGGGCGGCTGCGCGAGAGCCACGATTTCGTCGACGTGTCGATGCACGAGGATGCAAAGCCGATTCCCGGCGTGCTGATCGTGCGGCCGGAAGCGCAACTGTTCTTCGCGAACGCGGAGCGCGTGCTGACCATGGCGCGGCGTCTCGCGCGCGACGCGCAGCCGCCCGTGCACACGGTGATGCTGAGTCTCGAGGAGTCGCCCGATGTGGACGGCACGACGATCGAAGCGTTGAAGACGTTCGGTGCCGAGTGCGACGCGCGCGGCTGGCGTCTCGTGCTCGTGCGCCTGAAGCCGAACGTGCTGCGCGTGCTGCAACGGGCGGCGGACGGGGCGCTGCGCGCGAATGCGCTGTCGGAGCTGAGCGTCGACGAAAGCCTGCAATCGCTCGCGGCGGGTGAGCCGCAGCGCGCGTGA
- a CDS encoding PA domain-containing protein: protein MASLKSWTRRLLGASGCALSLALSTLGAAHADSAPDAPPSAWPSAALPDRAAVDVDASQLLPTPQLVRWQIDLDRRGLRSTGSPAHERYIDVLHRRLARAGVPQIYTEAAALTRWTARHWRLDVADGAPRERIDVTGYLPYSGDTGRDGIVAPIRYLAAGQMPDADVAGKIAVVEWPSLPLSGAFFREHALRVFDPDNAFPPSAPYVRTSFMLGSLTAMLDSLQAAGAAGVVMVADTSSAEATDLYAPYDGRLRRVPGLFVDRATGARLALLAQRGATLRLSLDSSVEHVRTRNLIGIIPGMSDELTIVNSHTDGTNGIEDNGPNAIVAIAQYLSRLPRAALPRTVMILLSSGHFAGGVGAEDFLARHARDGLVARIACIVTIEHLGAQEWLPNARGALAPTGRAEPTALFMPAVPALVDAADALVRRANAAPAFVMPPLNPNGDGSADDAVWPGEGQYFWGLAHVPTINLITGPTYLLDYGVTTADKIDYARLRREIAATTQALLDLSRVPFAALRAVQLAMRAAAP, encoded by the coding sequence ATGGCCTCGCTCAAATCATGGACGCGCCGCCTGCTCGGCGCTTCGGGATGCGCACTGTCGCTCGCGCTGTCGACGCTCGGCGCCGCGCATGCGGACTCCGCACCCGACGCACCGCCGAGCGCATGGCCGAGCGCCGCACTGCCCGATCGCGCCGCCGTCGACGTGGACGCGTCGCAGTTGCTGCCGACGCCGCAGCTCGTGCGATGGCAGATCGACCTCGACCGCCGCGGCCTGCGATCCACCGGCTCGCCCGCGCACGAACGCTACATCGACGTGCTGCACCGCCGCCTCGCGCGAGCCGGCGTGCCGCAGATCTACACCGAGGCGGCGGCGCTCACGCGCTGGACCGCGCGGCACTGGCGCCTCGACGTCGCCGACGGCGCGCCGCGCGAACGCATCGACGTCACGGGCTACCTGCCCTATTCCGGCGACACCGGACGCGACGGCATCGTCGCGCCGATCCGCTATCTCGCGGCCGGACAGATGCCCGATGCGGACGTGGCGGGCAAGATCGCCGTCGTCGAATGGCCGTCGCTGCCATTGTCGGGCGCGTTCTTTCGCGAGCACGCGCTGCGCGTGTTCGATCCGGACAATGCGTTTCCGCCGTCCGCGCCCTATGTCCGCACGAGCTTCATGCTCGGCTCGCTCACCGCGATGCTCGACAGCCTGCAGGCAGCAGGCGCGGCGGGCGTCGTGATGGTCGCCGATACGTCGAGCGCCGAGGCGACCGATCTGTACGCGCCCTACGACGGCCGGCTGCGCCGCGTGCCGGGCCTCTTCGTCGATCGCGCGACGGGCGCGAGGCTCGCCTTGCTCGCACAGCGCGGCGCGACGCTGCGGCTGTCGCTCGACTCGAGCGTCGAGCACGTGCGCACCCGCAACCTGATCGGCATCATCCCGGGCATGAGCGACGAGCTGACGATCGTCAACAGCCATACGGACGGCACGAACGGGATCGAGGACAACGGCCCGAACGCGATCGTCGCGATCGCGCAATACCTGAGCCGCCTGCCCCGTGCGGCGCTGCCGCGCACGGTCATGATCCTGCTGTCGAGCGGGCATTTCGCGGGCGGCGTCGGCGCCGAGGACTTCCTCGCGCGACATGCGCGCGACGGCCTTGTCGCGCGCATCGCGTGCATCGTGACGATCGAGCACCTCGGCGCGCAGGAATGGCTGCCGAACGCGCGCGGCGCGCTCGCGCCCACCGGCCGCGCGGAGCCGACCGCGCTCTTCATGCCCGCCGTGCCGGCGCTCGTCGATGCGGCCGACGCGCTCGTGCGCCGCGCGAACGCCGCGCCCGCGTTCGTGATGCCGCCGCTGAATCCGAATGGAGACGGCAGCGCGGACGACGCGGTCTGGCCCGGCGAAGGGCAGTACTTCTGGGGTCTCGCGCACGTGCCGACGATCAATCTGATCACGGGCCCCACGTATCTCCTCGACTACGGCGTGACGACGGCGGACAAGATCGACTATGCGCGCCTGCGGCGCGAAATCGCGGCGACGACGCAGGCGCTGCTCGATCTGTCGCGAGTGCCGTTCGCCGCGCTGCGCGCGGTGCAGCTGGCCATGCGCGCGGCGGCACCGTGA
- a CDS encoding MFS transporter, producing the protein MTMSWTREQRNVTIAAYLGWTLDAFDFFLMVFVLKDIAAEFNTKIPAVAFAITLTLAARPIGALIFGRLADHFGRRPTLMINIACYSLLELASGFAPSLAALLVLRTLFGIAMGGEWGVGSALTMETIPPRARGAVSGLLQAGYPSGYLLASVVFGLFYQYIGWRGMFMIGVLPALLVLYVRAKVPESPAWRQMEKRARPSLVSTLKQNWKLSIYAVVLMTAFNFFSHGTQDLYPTFLREQHHFDPHTVSWITIVLNVGAIAGGLTFGWLSERIGRRRAIFIAALIALPVLPLWAFSTGALALAAGAFLMQISVQGAWGVIPVHLNEISPDEIRATFPGFVYQLGNLLASGNATMQAQLAVNHGNDYSTALATVAGTVAVVICVLIVFSRERRGIDMTQTAKMGPTTG; encoded by the coding sequence ATGACCATGAGCTGGACCCGGGAACAACGCAACGTCACGATCGCAGCCTACCTCGGCTGGACGCTCGACGCATTCGACTTCTTCCTGATGGTCTTCGTGCTGAAGGACATCGCCGCCGAATTCAACACGAAGATTCCCGCCGTCGCGTTCGCGATCACGCTGACGCTCGCCGCGCGCCCGATCGGCGCGCTGATCTTCGGCCGCCTCGCCGACCATTTCGGCCGCCGGCCGACGCTGATGATCAACATCGCGTGCTACTCGCTGCTCGAGCTCGCATCCGGTTTCGCGCCGAGCCTCGCCGCGCTCCTCGTGCTGCGCACGCTGTTCGGCATCGCGATGGGCGGCGAATGGGGCGTCGGCTCCGCGCTGACGATGGAGACGATTCCGCCGCGCGCGCGCGGCGCCGTGTCGGGCCTGCTGCAGGCGGGCTATCCGAGCGGCTATCTGCTCGCGTCGGTCGTCTTCGGCCTCTTCTACCAGTACATCGGCTGGCGCGGGATGTTCATGATCGGCGTGCTGCCCGCGCTGCTCGTGCTGTACGTGCGCGCGAAAGTGCCCGAGTCGCCCGCGTGGCGGCAAATGGAAAAGCGCGCGCGGCCGAGCCTCGTCTCGACGCTCAAGCAGAACTGGAAGCTGTCGATCTACGCGGTCGTGCTGATGACCGCGTTCAACTTCTTCTCGCACGGCACGCAGGATCTCTATCCGACCTTCCTGCGCGAGCAGCATCACTTCGATCCGCATACGGTGTCGTGGATCACGATCGTGCTGAACGTCGGCGCGATCGCCGGCGGGCTCACGTTCGGTTGGCTGTCCGAGCGCATCGGCCGCCGCCGCGCGATCTTCATCGCCGCGCTGATCGCGCTGCCCGTGCTGCCGCTGTGGGCGTTCTCGACGGGCGCGCTCGCGCTCGCCGCGGGCGCGTTCCTGATGCAGATCTCGGTGCAGGGCGCATGGGGTGTGATTCCCGTGCACCTGAACGAGATTTCGCCGGACGAGATTCGCGCGACGTTCCCCGGCTTCGTCTATCAGCTCGGCAATCTGCTCGCGTCGGGCAACGCGACGATGCAGGCGCAGCTCGCCGTCAATCACGGCAACGACTACAGCACGGCGCTCGCGACGGTCGCGGGCACCGTCGCCGTCGTCATCTGCGTTTTAATTGTCTTCAGCCGCGAGCGACGCGGCATCGACATGACACAGACGGCCAAGATGGGCCCGACGACCGGATGA
- the rlmB gene encoding 23S rRNA (guanosine(2251)-2'-O)-methyltransferase RlmB yields the protein MSRLKVLYGFHAVTARMRHDASTVAEVFYDSTRRDRRMQDFLHAAKEAGVRLIAADETRLWGLAHTERHQGVVARVEDLPLAQNLAELLDGVAGPALLLVLDGVTDPHNLGACLRVADAAGAHAIIAPRDRAAGLNATAAKVASGAADTVPYITVTNLARALRELKDAGVWVIGTSDDATASLYDTKLDGPVALVMGAEGEGMRRLTRDTCDEVMFIPMAGSVESLNVSVASGVCLYEAVRQRGVRK from the coding sequence ATGTCACGTCTGAAGGTTCTCTACGGTTTTCATGCAGTGACCGCGCGCATGCGGCACGATGCGTCGACGGTCGCGGAGGTGTTCTACGATTCGACGCGTCGCGATCGCCGCATGCAGGATTTCCTGCATGCGGCGAAGGAAGCGGGCGTGCGCCTCATCGCCGCCGACGAGACGCGGCTTTGGGGGCTTGCGCACACCGAGCGCCATCAGGGCGTCGTCGCGCGCGTCGAGGATCTGCCGCTCGCGCAGAATCTCGCCGAGCTGCTCGACGGCGTCGCCGGGCCCGCGCTTCTGCTCGTGCTCGACGGCGTGACCGATCCGCACAACCTCGGCGCATGCCTGCGCGTGGCCGATGCGGCGGGCGCGCACGCGATCATCGCGCCGCGCGACCGCGCGGCCGGCCTGAATGCGACCGCGGCGAAGGTCGCGAGCGGCGCGGCCGACACGGTGCCGTACATCACGGTGACGAACCTCGCGCGTGCGCTGCGCGAGCTGAAGGACGCGGGCGTGTGGGTGATCGGGACGTCGGACGACGCGACGGCGAGCCTTTACGACACGAAGCTCGACGGCCCCGTCGCGCTCGTGATGGGCGCGGAAGGCGAGGGAATGCGGCGCCTGACGCGCGACACGTGCGACGAAGTGATGTTCATCCCGATGGCGGGCAGTGTCGAGAGCCTGAACGTGTCGGTCGCGAGCGGCGTGTGTCTGTACGAGGCGGTGCGCCAGCGGGGCGTGCGCAAGTAG